The following proteins are co-located in the Caldilineales bacterium genome:
- the holA gene encoding DNA polymerase III subunit delta, whose translation MIHIFHGEEEFGKSEAIAALRQGISDDPSLLDLNLTLLDGRSATSKEIIHHCDVPPFLGDYRLVIITDLLARLAGSKTKEGEASEASEEMMAWLLAYLPTAPDTTHLVLSEAKTLPARHPVLALAASHKQQMEVRAFAAPGLKGGELARWVENRAKQKGARLEAGVANDLATFIGPDLRLIDSELEKLSLHAGGRAISQADVRLLVPYAQQANIFDMVDALGHRQTQQAFRLLSQLHNEGAHPLYLLTMIVRQYRILLQVKDLASQGLGQDAIAQRIGLHPFPTGKAMAQAQRYAPHQLASIYDRLLETDVAIKTGKMDGLLALNLLVVELARL comes from the coding sequence CCCTGCGCCAGGGCATCAGCGATGACCCCAGCCTGCTCGACCTCAACCTGACGTTGTTAGATGGCCGCAGCGCCACCAGCAAGGAGATTATCCATCATTGTGATGTGCCGCCCTTCCTGGGCGACTACCGGCTGGTGATCATCACGGACTTGCTGGCGCGGCTGGCCGGGAGCAAGACGAAGGAGGGCGAAGCCAGCGAGGCGAGCGAAGAGATGATGGCCTGGCTGCTGGCCTACCTGCCCACGGCGCCGGATACCACCCACCTGGTGCTAAGCGAGGCCAAAACACTGCCCGCCCGTCACCCGGTGCTGGCCCTGGCCGCGAGCCACAAACAGCAGATGGAGGTGCGGGCCTTTGCGGCGCCGGGGCTGAAGGGCGGGGAACTGGCCCGCTGGGTGGAGAATCGGGCCAAACAGAAGGGGGCGCGGCTGGAGGCGGGCGTCGCCAACGACCTGGCCACGTTCATCGGCCCCGATCTGCGGCTGATCGATAGCGAGTTGGAGAAACTCAGCCTGCACGCCGGCGGCCGCGCCATCAGCCAGGCCGATGTGCGCCTGCTGGTCCCCTATGCCCAGCAGGCCAACATTTTCGACATGGTGGATGCGCTCGGCCATCGCCAGACCCAGCAAGCCTTCCGGCTGCTGTCGCAATTGCACAACGAGGGCGCCCATCCGCTCTATCTTTTGACCATGATCGTGCGCCAATACCGCATCCTCCTGCAGGTGAAGGACCTGGCGAGTCAGGGGCTGGGGCAGGATGCCATCGCCCAGCGGATCGGGCTGCATCCCTTCCCCACCGGCAAGGCCATGGCCCAGGCGCAGCGCTACGCCCCCCACCAGCTGGCCAGCATCTACGACCGCCTGCTGGAGACGGATGTGGCGATCAAGACCGGCAAGATGGACGGTCTTCTGGCCCTGAACCTGCTTGTGGTCGAGCTGGCGCGGCTTTGA
- a CDS encoding alpha/beta fold hydrolase has translation MLPAFSTIALPSRYLHLPDVRIHYREVGEGPPVVLLHGLGSSGSDWFPVAPYLAPDYRLLLVDLRGHGHSSLPRTGYSIEAMAQDVLAVMTAEGIERASLIGLSLGGCVALQTAVLAPDRVSGLVLVNTFAKLRHTGMRWGRVVRLRRALGDADGLARLVAASLFDVPEVQALVYERLRHNDVGAIRRTMWAVARFDARRQLGQVTAPALVLAGDRDRTVPRLCADDLMAGLPVARLQLIPDAGHALPYDQPEAFVAAVRGFLSNRP, from the coding sequence ATGTTGCCGGCCTTTTCCACCATCGCCCTGCCCTCGCGCTACCTGCACCTGCCTGATGTCCGCATCCACTACCGGGAGGTGGGGGAGGGGCCGCCGGTGGTGCTGCTGCACGGGCTGGGGTCGAGCGGCAGCGACTGGTTTCCCGTGGCGCCCTATCTGGCCCCGGACTACCGGCTGCTGCTGGTCGATTTGCGCGGCCACGGGCACAGCAGCCTGCCTCGCACCGGCTACAGCATCGAGGCCATGGCCCAGGATGTGCTGGCCGTGATGACTGCCGAAGGCATCGAGCGGGCGTCGCTGATCGGCCTTTCCCTGGGCGGCTGCGTGGCCCTGCAGACGGCCGTCCTGGCGCCCGACCGGGTGAGCGGGCTGGTGCTGGTCAATACCTTCGCCAAATTGCGCCACACCGGGATGCGCTGGGGCCGGGTCGTGCGGTTGCGCCGCGCCCTGGGCGACGCCGACGGCCTGGCCCGGTTGGTGGCCGCCTCGCTGTTCGATGTCCCCGAAGTGCAGGCGCTGGTCTACGAGCGGCTGCGTCACAATGATGTGGGCGCCATCCGGCGGACGATGTGGGCCGTGGCCCGCTTCGACGCCCGCCGGCAACTCGGCCAGGTGACGGCCCCCGCCCTGGTGCTGGCCGGAGACCGCGACCGCACCGTGCCCCGGCTCTGCGCTGATGACCTGATGGCCGGCCTGCCCGTCGCCCGGCTGCAACTCATCCCCGACGCCGGCCACGCCCTGCCCTACGACCAGCCGGAAGCATTCGTGGCCGCGGTGCGCGGCTTCCTGAGCAACAGACCCTAA